The following coding sequences lie in one Polynucleobacter necessarius genomic window:
- a CDS encoding FMN-binding negative transcriptional regulator codes for MYLPKHFSVDDPTLLAQLIAEYPLATIVGNLDGQLEINHLPLMLSSDNSKLYGHIARVNPLIKIAGSGATAVTAIFNGPNAYITPTWYPSKKETGKVVPTWNYAVVHAQGQIKLIDDAQWLRSHVAQMTNIHEPTYRSDWKLDDAPEEYVQMMLKAIIGIEIDIQSLIGKFKLSQNHPPEDYDAVVEKLEQSPQEILQAMREYMKKD; via the coding sequence ATGTACCTACCAAAACACTTCTCGGTTGACGACCCTACACTACTAGCGCAACTCATTGCTGAATATCCTCTAGCTACGATAGTAGGCAATTTAGATGGTCAACTTGAAATTAATCATCTCCCGCTTATGTTAAGCAGCGACAACAGTAAACTCTATGGACACATTGCCAGGGTCAACCCCCTCATTAAAATTGCTGGCAGCGGCGCTACTGCAGTCACAGCGATATTTAATGGCCCTAATGCCTACATTACACCAACATGGTACCCCTCTAAAAAAGAAACAGGCAAGGTAGTGCCAACTTGGAATTACGCAGTGGTACATGCTCAAGGCCAAATTAAACTCATTGATGATGCGCAATGGTTACGAAGTCACGTAGCGCAGATGACTAATATTCATGAGCCAACCTACCGATCCGACTGGAAGCTCGATGACGCTCCTGAAGAGTATGTTCAGATGATGCTCAAAGCCATCATCGGTATTGAGATTGATATTCAAAGTCTGATAGGCAAGTTTAAGCTCAGCCAAAACCACCCACCCGAAGACTATGACGCAGTGGTAGAAAAACTAGAGCAGTCGCCACAAGAGATCTTGCAAGCCATGCGTGAGTACATGAAAAAAGATTAA
- a CDS encoding substrate-binding domain-containing protein yields MHLSPAAAQEKSIVVSSTTSTEQSGLFGYILPIFKMKTGIDVKVVAVGTGQALDIGRRGDADVVFVHDKPAEELFVQEGYSTKRNEVMYNDFVLIGPKSDPAKIGGGKDIQAALQKIATTQSPFISRGDKSGTHAAELRYWKDAGIAVSPSQPWYKETGSGMGPALNTASAMNAYILADRATWLSFKNRGDLTILVQGDPKLFNQYGVMLVNPAKFPSVKRAEGQAFIDWLISKNGQDVIASYQIGGEQLFFPNAKK; encoded by the coding sequence ATGCACTTATCACCCGCAGCAGCACAAGAGAAAAGTATTGTGGTGTCCTCCACTACTTCTACAGAGCAATCTGGCCTGTTTGGCTACATCCTGCCAATTTTCAAAATGAAAACTGGCATTGATGTGAAAGTGGTTGCTGTGGGCACTGGTCAGGCCTTGGATATTGGCCGTCGCGGAGATGCTGACGTCGTTTTTGTTCACGATAAGCCAGCCGAGGAACTCTTTGTTCAAGAAGGTTATTCCACTAAGCGCAATGAAGTGATGTACAACGACTTTGTTTTAATTGGCCCCAAATCTGATCCAGCGAAAATTGGTGGCGGCAAAGATATTCAAGCTGCACTACAAAAGATTGCAACAACACAATCACCATTTATATCTCGCGGCGACAAGAGTGGCACTCATGCAGCCGAATTACGCTATTGGAAAGACGCTGGTATTGCGGTTTCACCAAGCCAGCCATGGTACAAAGAAACAGGATCTGGAATGGGTCCAGCCCTAAACACAGCTTCTGCCATGAATGCATATATTCTGGCTGATCGCGCTACCTGGCTAAGCTTTAAAAATAGAGGCGACCTTACGATCTTGGTGCAAGGCGATCCCAAACTTTTCAATCAGTACGGTGTAATGCTTGTGAACCCAGCTAAATTTCCAAGTGTTAAAAGGGCTGAAGGACAGGCATTTATTGACTGGCTCATCTCTAAGAATGGTCAGGATGTAATTGCCAGCTATCAAATTGGTGGCGAGCAACTCTTCTTCCCAAATGCCAAAAAATAA
- a CDS encoding OFA family MFS transporter: MFHLLDKERTIAGPGFNRWLVPPAALAIHLCIGMAYGFSVFWLPLSKALGVSQGGTEAIKCAADVGFFAQLFTTTCDWQISTLGWMYTMFFVLLGSSAALWGGWLERAGPRKAGVVAAFCWCGGMLFSALGVYLHQFWMMILGSGVIGGIGLGLGYISPVSTLIKWFPDRRGMATGMAIMGFGGGAMIGSPLAAILMKYFATPTSVGVAQTFVVMALGYFVYMMAGAFGYRIPASDWKPAGWTPPANQTNNAMITTRSVNVKKVWGIPQFWLVWMVLCMNVSAGIGVIGMASPMLQEVFAGSLIGVQQTFTELDKTQLTAIAGVAAGFTALLSLFNIGGRFFWASLSDKLGRKMTYIVFFVLGGALYFSIPSSAAAGNLHLFVGAFCIILSMYGGGFATVPAYLADLFGTQMVGAIHGRLLTAWATAGILGPVVVNYMRDYQLSLGLPRAQVYNQTMYILVGMLAIGLVCNLMVRPVADKWFMTDEELAQEKKLAHEKALSAIVKGEAGHEHTSVATVYLAWAAVGVPLAWGVYKTFLSALKLLG; the protein is encoded by the coding sequence ATGTTTCATTTATTAGATAAAGAAAGAACTATTGCGGGTCCAGGCTTTAATCGCTGGCTCGTACCACCGGCGGCATTGGCTATTCACCTCTGTATTGGTATGGCTTATGGCTTTTCAGTTTTCTGGTTGCCGCTATCCAAAGCTCTGGGGGTATCCCAAGGTGGGACTGAAGCGATTAAATGTGCGGCAGATGTTGGTTTCTTTGCGCAGTTATTCACCACCACTTGTGATTGGCAAATATCTACACTTGGCTGGATGTACACCATGTTCTTCGTATTACTCGGTTCATCTGCTGCTCTCTGGGGTGGTTGGTTGGAGCGTGCAGGCCCCCGTAAAGCTGGTGTAGTTGCCGCGTTTTGTTGGTGTGGCGGCATGCTCTTCTCAGCGCTAGGTGTCTATCTTCACCAATTTTGGATGATGATTCTGGGCTCTGGTGTAATTGGCGGCATTGGCTTGGGTCTTGGTTATATCTCGCCAGTTTCTACTTTGATTAAGTGGTTCCCCGATCGTCGCGGTATGGCGACGGGTATGGCGATTATGGGTTTTGGTGGTGGCGCGATGATTGGCTCACCATTGGCTGCAATTCTCATGAAATACTTTGCCACTCCAACGAGCGTTGGTGTTGCACAAACCTTTGTTGTGATGGCTCTTGGCTACTTTGTTTATATGATGGCTGGTGCCTTTGGTTATCGCATTCCTGCGAGTGACTGGAAACCAGCTGGCTGGACTCCACCCGCAAACCAAACTAATAATGCCATGATCACTACACGTAGTGTGAATGTCAAAAAAGTATGGGGTATCCCACAGTTCTGGTTGGTGTGGATGGTTCTGTGTATGAACGTTTCTGCTGGCATTGGTGTGATCGGCATGGCTTCTCCAATGCTACAAGAGGTGTTTGCAGGTAGCTTAATTGGCGTTCAACAAACATTCACAGAGTTGGATAAGACCCAGCTCACTGCCATTGCGGGCGTTGCTGCTGGCTTTACTGCGCTGTTAAGTCTCTTTAATATTGGTGGCCGCTTCTTTTGGGCCAGCTTGTCTGATAAGTTAGGCCGCAAGATGACATACATTGTCTTCTTTGTTTTAGGTGGTGCTCTGTATTTCAGTATTCCAAGTAGTGCTGCCGCGGGTAATTTGCACTTATTCGTTGGCGCTTTTTGCATCATCTTGAGTATGTATGGCGGTGGCTTTGCCACTGTTCCTGCATATTTAGCTGACCTATTTGGAACGCAGATGGTGGGCGCGATTCATGGTCGTTTATTAACTGCTTGGGCTACAGCTGGTATCTTGGGTCCAGTTGTCGTTAACTACATGCGCGACTATCAATTGAGTTTAGGTCTGCCGCGTGCTCAGGTTTACAACCAAACAATGTATATCTTGGTTGGTATGCTGGCAATTGGGCTGGTTTGTAATTTGATGGTTCGTCCAGTGGCTGATAAGTGGTTTATGACCGATGAAGAGTTGGCGCAAGAGAAGAAGCTGGCCCATGAAAAAGCCCTGAGCGCGATTGTTAAGGGTGAGGCAGGCCATGAGCATACTTCTGTAGCAACCGTTTACTTGGCTTGGGCTGCAGTAGGTGTTCCTCTTGCTTGGGGCGTCTATAAAACCTTCTTAAGTGCCTTGAAGTTGCTGGGATAA
- a CDS encoding TOBE domain-containing protein has product MELKVKLSARNTLSGKVVELKMGQTTSHVKLDIGGGHIVTASITNEAVDELNLKVGDQAWAVIKASDVMVAKSA; this is encoded by the coding sequence ATGGAGCTCAAAGTGAAATTAAGCGCTCGTAACACCTTGAGCGGAAAAGTTGTTGAACTCAAGATGGGTCAAACCACCTCTCATGTAAAACTCGATATCGGTGGGGGACACATTGTGACTGCCTCTATCACCAACGAAGCGGTAGATGAACTTAACCTGAAAGTTGGCGATCAGGCTTGGGCAGTAATTAAAGCCTCTGATGTGATGGTGGCTAAAAGCGCCTAG
- the selD gene encoding selenide, water dikinase SelD produces MNTEPIMTEPRLTSLSHGGGCGCKIAPGVLSEILKNVPQLPFPKELLIGIETSDDAAVYQINDSQAIVATTDFFMPIVDDPFDFGKIAATNAISDIYAMGGTPLFALALVGMPIKVLSNKTIARILEGGAEACRGAGIPIAGGHTIDSVEPIYGLVAIGIVDPKRVKSNASAKPGDVLILGKPLGVGILSAALKKDILGPDGYREMISNTTKLNSAGPDLAKLSGVHALTDVTGFGLAGHTLELARGSNCTAHIDWSQVPLLSNVQTLADEGIITGASDRNWQSYGDDVGLSAQFTAAQRALLTDPQTSGGLLVSCSPDCVREVLDIFNQHHFLGARVIGQMSKRQEKPLVVS; encoded by the coding sequence ATGAATACAGAACCGATCATGACTGAACCACGCCTCACTTCCCTATCCCATGGCGGAGGTTGCGGTTGCAAAATTGCTCCGGGCGTGCTTTCTGAGATTCTGAAAAACGTACCGCAACTACCCTTTCCAAAAGAATTGCTCATCGGCATTGAAACCTCTGATGATGCAGCGGTGTACCAAATTAATGACTCACAAGCGATTGTGGCTACCACTGATTTTTTTATGCCCATCGTAGATGATCCGTTTGATTTTGGAAAGATTGCCGCTACGAACGCCATCAGCGATATCTATGCCATGGGTGGCACTCCTCTATTTGCACTTGCCCTAGTTGGGATGCCGATTAAAGTCTTATCAAATAAAACTATTGCACGTATCCTGGAAGGTGGTGCAGAGGCTTGTCGTGGCGCCGGCATTCCGATTGCAGGCGGCCACACGATTGATTCTGTAGAACCAATTTATGGATTGGTAGCTATTGGTATCGTTGATCCGAAACGTGTCAAAAGCAACGCCAGCGCCAAACCGGGTGATGTTCTGATTCTGGGCAAGCCATTAGGTGTCGGCATTCTATCTGCGGCTTTGAAAAAAGACATACTCGGCCCTGATGGTTATCGGGAAATGATTTCGAATACCACTAAACTCAATTCTGCAGGTCCAGATTTAGCAAAGCTGTCAGGTGTACATGCTTTAACTGATGTCACCGGTTTTGGTTTGGCTGGTCACACTTTAGAACTCGCCAGAGGATCAAACTGCACAGCACACATTGACTGGAGTCAAGTCCCCCTACTCTCTAATGTGCAAACCTTAGCTGACGAAGGAATTATTACGGGAGCTTCAGATCGCAATTGGCAAAGTTATGGTGATGATGTTGGTCTATCGGCTCAATTTACCGCAGCCCAACGCGCCCTACTAACCGATCCTCAAACTAGCGGTGGCTTACTTGTCTCGTGTAGCCCTGATTGCGTTAGAGAAGTATTGGATATCTTCAACCAACATCACTTTTTAGGCGCAAGGGTGATTGGTCAAATGAGCAAGCGCCAAGAAAAACCGTTAGTTGTCTCTTAA
- a CDS encoding substrate-binding domain-containing protein, which produces MTSIGTQVVMAQNNPITPEAIYGKGKQSFTLATGSPGELGLLQALGEAFDQQEGARLIWIKAGSGASLNLLKSEQVDMIMVHAPDAVNKAVVEGWASNRTLIGSNEFYIVGPKSDPAHVSSSGSGVDAYTKIAKSEAKFISRGDKSGTHQKEMDLWKKAGITPTGNWYIVTNDFMTASLKRVNSENAYFMTDSSTWVAEKNIAPKLQILYRGDKFLVNTYDALAAPAGASANRELAVKFIQFVASSEGQSIIRNYGKSTYPEPLYNDAAYAKQYTY; this is translated from the coding sequence ATGACAAGCATTGGAACCCAAGTGGTGATGGCACAAAATAATCCGATAACACCCGAGGCAATCTATGGCAAAGGTAAACAAAGTTTCACCTTAGCGACAGGTAGCCCTGGCGAGCTCGGCCTCCTGCAGGCACTAGGTGAGGCTTTTGATCAACAGGAAGGTGCTCGCCTAATTTGGATTAAGGCTGGGAGTGGCGCCTCACTCAATCTTCTGAAAAGTGAGCAGGTGGATATGATCATGGTTCATGCTCCCGATGCCGTTAATAAAGCCGTTGTCGAAGGTTGGGCAAGCAATAGAACTTTAATTGGCTCAAATGAGTTTTATATTGTCGGACCCAAGAGCGACCCAGCGCATGTCAGCTCCTCCGGCAGCGGAGTCGATGCCTATACCAAGATTGCAAAGTCAGAAGCAAAATTCATATCGAGGGGCGATAAATCTGGTACACATCAAAAAGAAATGGATCTCTGGAAAAAAGCCGGGATTACACCCACTGGCAATTGGTACATAGTCACCAATGACTTTATGACCGCATCTCTAAAAAGGGTTAATTCCGAAAATGCCTATTTCATGACGGACAGCAGCACTTGGGTTGCAGAGAAGAATATTGCGCCCAAGCTACAAATTCTGTATCGAGGCGATAAATTCTTAGTCAATACCTACGATGCTCTTGCTGCCCCTGCCGGCGCAAGCGCAAATCGAGAGCTTGCTGTGAAATTTATTCAGTTTGTAGCCTCTAGCGAGGGTCAGAGCATAATTAGAAACTATGGAAAGTCGACGTATCCAGAGCCTCTTTATAATGATGCTGCATACGCTAAGCAATATACCTACTAG
- a CDS encoding GNAT family N-acetyltransferase — MHSQITAIPFYEKQGFITNGPTYDEAGIAHRNMMLILPPQN, encoded by the coding sequence TTGCACTCCCAGATTACCGCCATTCCCTTTTATGAAAAACAGGGCTTTATCACTAATGGACCTACTTATGATGAGGCTGGTATTGCCCATCGTAATATGATGCTCATATTGCCACCACAAAACTGA
- a CDS encoding transglutaminase-like domain-containing protein, whose amino-acid sequence MTTSRRSALKTIAGAFALPAFGPVFAQSAPNWTTYEIVTEINLDSPNGAAETWIPLPLILNTDYFRTLAIRPEASDPKAVNQIYETPDKQARMLWTKWDKSATNHTVKVSMLVSTQNRNLEMSSPNPALKLSKQEQQFWTRATQYLPTDGIVKTKAQECLANLPANASDVEKAKAIYNWVVGNTHRDPKTRGCGQGDVKLMLETNNLGGKCADINAVFVALARSAGIPARDVYGIRIADSARGYKSLGKSGDITKAQHCRAEFYASGFGWVPVDPADVRKVILEETGGLAVNDPKVLAIRDYLFGNWEMNWMAYNYDHDIALPGSKLGKKGDIPFLMYPQAENAEGRFDALDPDHFKYKITSRLIG is encoded by the coding sequence ATGACTACATCACGACGCTCCGCCCTGAAAACGATTGCCGGTGCTTTTGCATTGCCAGCTTTTGGCCCTGTATTTGCACAATCAGCACCCAACTGGACTACCTATGAAATCGTGACGGAGATTAATTTAGATTCCCCAAACGGTGCTGCTGAAACTTGGATTCCGTTACCACTCATTTTAAATACCGATTATTTCCGCACATTAGCAATCAGACCAGAAGCAAGCGATCCCAAAGCGGTGAATCAAATCTATGAAACGCCCGATAAACAAGCGCGCATGCTCTGGACAAAATGGGACAAGTCAGCCACTAACCATACCGTCAAAGTATCAATGTTAGTGAGCACACAAAATCGCAATCTAGAGATGTCCAGCCCAAATCCTGCCTTGAAACTATCTAAGCAAGAGCAACAATTTTGGACTCGTGCAACCCAGTATCTACCAACTGATGGCATTGTGAAAACCAAAGCACAAGAGTGTCTTGCTAATCTTCCTGCGAATGCAAGCGATGTAGAAAAAGCAAAAGCTATCTACAACTGGGTGGTGGGTAACACTCACCGCGACCCTAAGACGCGCGGATGTGGGCAAGGTGACGTGAAGTTGATGCTTGAGACGAATAATCTTGGTGGTAAATGCGCGGATATCAATGCGGTATTTGTAGCATTAGCCAGATCTGCTGGTATTCCAGCGCGGGATGTCTACGGTATTCGAATCGCCGATTCTGCCCGCGGCTATAAGAGCTTAGGTAAATCTGGTGATATCACTAAGGCGCAGCACTGCCGTGCCGAGTTTTATGCCTCTGGTTTTGGCTGGGTTCCAGTAGATCCCGCCGACGTTCGCAAGGTCATCCTAGAAGAAACTGGTGGCCTGGCAGTCAACGATCCTAAAGTGTTAGCGATTCGTGATTACCTATTTGGCAATTGGGAAATGAACTGGATGGCTTATAACTATGATCACGATATTGCCCTACCAGGATCTAAGCTAGGCAAGAAAGGTGACATTCCTTTCTTGATGTACCCACAAGCTGAGAATGCCGAAGGACGTTTTGATGCATTAGATCCCGATCATTTCAAGTACAAAATTACCAGCCGCCTTATCGGCTAA
- a CDS encoding TlpA family protein disulfide reductase: MRIKPALNNFLALAFVFALLGNQSAFAQWRPATQVGLTQAPTLQLQNLSGKTVNITDFKGKVIVVNFWASWCEPCREEFEELTQLQENYRSKGLIVLAVNLAEMKPRIIQFLRGNGLPENGIEILLDRNSITYKTWHARGIPTTFLVGKTGKIEGVWIGAIDNVDSDEVKGKVEALLRQ, translated from the coding sequence ATGCGGATTAAGCCAGCTCTTAATAATTTTCTAGCGCTGGCTTTTGTCTTTGCTCTACTTGGCAATCAAAGCGCTTTTGCACAATGGCGACCAGCGACGCAAGTGGGGTTAACTCAGGCCCCCACTCTGCAGCTTCAGAACCTATCTGGCAAAACCGTGAACATTACCGACTTTAAAGGCAAAGTCATCGTTGTTAATTTTTGGGCTAGCTGGTGCGAACCCTGTCGTGAAGAATTTGAAGAGCTCACCCAACTCCAAGAAAACTATCGTAGCAAAGGGCTTATTGTTCTAGCAGTCAATCTTGCGGAAATGAAGCCGCGCATCATTCAATTTCTCAGAGGTAATGGTCTGCCTGAAAATGGCATTGAAATTCTGCTCGATCGCAACAGTATTACTTATAAAACCTGGCATGCTCGCGGCATCCCCACGACCTTCCTGGTTGGTAAAACTGGAAAAATTGAGGGTGTCTGGATTGGGGCGATCGATAATGTGGATAGCGATGAAGTTAAAGGTAAAGTAGAAGCACTTTTACGCCAATAA
- the modA gene encoding molybdate ABC transporter substrate-binding protein, translating into MRLIRFPLLFLLFILCANLAIAQTTTVAVAANMKDAFTEVVSAFKEGGKAEMRVVYGSSGNFATQIMNGAPFNLFIAADERFPLELYKNGKAVNEGVVYAIGKLAIISKTSSGIALVESKVDIAKAIARANKVAIAKPELAPYGKAAVEYLKAEGLWDQAKDRLVYGDNIGVATTYVVTGAADIGFTALSLAKSPDVSKETSFIVLNSNSYEPIKQRMVLIKGAPAEAVDLYQFMQSAQAKSILRKYGYTTP; encoded by the coding sequence ATGAGATTGATTCGTTTTCCTCTATTGTTTTTACTGTTCATCCTTTGCGCAAACCTTGCAATTGCGCAAACGACAACAGTTGCAGTTGCCGCGAACATGAAGGATGCTTTTACTGAAGTTGTCTCTGCTTTTAAAGAAGGCGGAAAAGCTGAGATGCGTGTTGTTTATGGCTCATCAGGGAACTTTGCCACCCAGATCATGAATGGTGCGCCTTTTAATCTATTTATTGCAGCAGATGAGCGTTTTCCTTTAGAGCTTTACAAGAATGGCAAGGCGGTAAATGAGGGTGTTGTCTACGCGATTGGCAAGCTGGCTATCATCTCCAAGACCTCATCAGGTATTGCGCTTGTAGAGAGCAAAGTGGATATAGCTAAGGCTATCGCCAGGGCTAATAAGGTTGCCATTGCCAAGCCTGAATTAGCGCCATATGGTAAGGCGGCCGTTGAATATCTCAAGGCAGAAGGTCTCTGGGATCAAGCGAAGGATAGGTTGGTCTATGGAGATAACATTGGTGTGGCGACCACTTACGTGGTGACAGGCGCAGCGGATATTGGTTTTACTGCTTTGTCCTTAGCAAAATCCCCAGATGTTTCCAAAGAGACTAGTTTTATAGTCTTGAACAGTAATTCGTATGAACCAATTAAGCAAAGGATGGTACTGATTAAAGGTGCGCCAGCAGAGGCGGTAGATTTATATCAATTTATGCAAAGTGCACAAGCTAAATCAATACTGCGTAAATATGGTTACACCACGCCTTAA
- a CDS encoding DEAD/DEAH box helicase, whose translation MLFTDLGLSEPILRAIAEEGYTSPTPIQAKSIPAVLKGGDLLAAAQTGTGKTAGFTLPILQRLSSTKSHHSKRVLRVLILTPTRELAAQVQESVVTYGKYTDLKSAVIFGGVGANPQIKAITAGLDILVATPGRLLDLMSQKCVSLNDIEILVLDEADRMLDMGFLRDIKKILAALPQQRQNLLFSATFSTEIKALADGLLNTPELIEVARSNSTNEAIAQLIHPVDRNKKHPLLARLIQSNNWKQVLVFTRTKHGANKLVTQLEKDGITSMAIHGNKSQTARTKALADFKAGILTALVATDIAARGIDIDQLPHVVNYDLPNVPEDYVHRIGRTGRAGSNGVAVSLVCVDEHQMLRDIEKLIKQKLPQEVIAGFEPDPNAVAQPIQLRSQQHQQARKPRPNGSHSSGAPKKAPAKRLNPPKRSFKH comes from the coding sequence ATGTTATTTACAGATCTTGGTTTATCAGAACCCATTCTTCGCGCCATTGCTGAAGAGGGCTATACCAGCCCCACACCCATTCAGGCAAAGTCAATTCCCGCCGTATTAAAAGGGGGTGATTTATTAGCTGCCGCACAAACTGGAACTGGCAAAACTGCAGGCTTTACCCTACCGATCTTGCAGCGTTTGAGCAGCACCAAATCCCATCACAGCAAACGTGTATTGCGCGTCTTGATTCTGACTCCGACCAGAGAGCTTGCTGCGCAAGTGCAAGAATCCGTTGTCACCTATGGAAAATACACAGACCTTAAATCCGCCGTTATTTTTGGCGGTGTCGGCGCTAATCCACAGATCAAAGCAATTACTGCCGGCTTAGATATTTTGGTTGCCACACCAGGACGCTTACTCGATTTGATGTCACAAAAATGCGTTTCACTCAACGATATTGAAATACTCGTCCTTGATGAAGCCGATCGAATGCTCGACATGGGTTTCTTGCGTGATATCAAAAAGATTTTGGCTGCCCTGCCTCAGCAAAGGCAAAACTTATTATTCTCAGCAACTTTTTCTACTGAGATAAAGGCTTTGGCAGATGGGCTTCTCAACACTCCTGAACTTATTGAAGTCGCCCGCAGCAATAGCACCAATGAGGCCATTGCCCAATTAATCCACCCGGTCGATAGAAATAAGAAACATCCTCTCTTGGCCCGCCTGATTCAGAGTAATAACTGGAAGCAAGTACTCGTCTTTACTCGCACCAAGCATGGTGCCAATAAGCTAGTGACCCAATTAGAAAAAGATGGCATTACTAGCATGGCTATTCATGGTAATAAGAGTCAGACCGCACGCACTAAAGCCCTGGCAGATTTTAAAGCCGGCATACTCACTGCACTCGTAGCAACTGATATTGCAGCACGTGGCATTGATATTGATCAGTTACCGCATGTCGTGAACTATGACTTACCGAATGTGCCCGAGGATTACGTGCATCGCATTGGACGCACTGGCCGCGCCGGGTCTAATGGGGTTGCTGTCTCTCTAGTTTGCGTGGATGAACACCAAATGCTCAGAGATATCGAAAAACTCATTAAGCAAAAATTACCGCAAGAAGTCATTGCTGGATTTGAGCCAGATCCGAACGCCGTTGCCCAACCGATTCAACTGCGCAGCCAGCAACATCAACAAGCGAGAAAGCCTCGTCCTAATGGATCTCACTCTAGTGGTGCACCAAAAAAGGCGCCCGCCAAACGTTTAAACCCACCTAAAAGAAGCTTCAAGCACTAA
- a CDS encoding YbgC/FadM family acyl-CoA thioesterase, protein MTTSPAQAHLKHPYIHRVCYSDTDAAGFVYHGRYLEIFERSRAEWLAQRGLSPTKLINELGIVMPVRELTMNFYKPGRLDDILHIDQIIEHRGRTQVSVKQTAQRKAPDSDELQVIASALLHIVCVDTVTLKPKAWPDGIFTTEE, encoded by the coding sequence ATGACCACTAGCCCCGCTCAAGCTCACCTGAAGCACCCTTATATTCATCGTGTCTGCTATTCAGATACTGATGCTGCTGGATTCGTTTATCACGGACGTTACCTAGAGATATTTGAGCGTAGTCGCGCAGAGTGGCTTGCTCAGAGAGGTTTGAGCCCCACCAAGCTGATTAATGAACTGGGTATTGTGATGCCGGTGCGCGAGCTCACCATGAACTTCTATAAGCCCGGTCGTCTAGATGACATTTTGCATATTGATCAAATCATTGAACATCGGGGCCGCACACAAGTTTCCGTAAAACAAACTGCTCAGCGCAAAGCACCCGATAGTGATGAACTACAAGTCATTGCTAGTGCACTATTGCACATTGTGTGCGTTGATACCGTCACACTCAAACCAAAGGCTTGGCCTGACGGGATTTTTACAACAGAAGAGTAG
- a CDS encoding FeoA family protein: MQLDQVEIDLTYRVNAVNAPKGAPQIKGQLEDIGFLPGEQVTLLRKGLLKRGPYLVRVGASTFALRQSEARMIEVELLVHA; the protein is encoded by the coding sequence ATGCAGCTGGATCAGGTAGAAATTGATCTTACCTACCGCGTGAACGCGGTAAACGCACCCAAGGGTGCCCCTCAAATTAAGGGGCAGTTGGAGGATATTGGCTTTTTGCCTGGCGAGCAGGTAACACTTTTACGCAAGGGGCTGCTCAAAAGAGGTCCGTATTTAGTGAGGGTTGGAGCATCAACTTTTGCCTTGCGTCAATCAGAGGCGCGAATGATTGAAGTTGAATTGTTAGTGCATGCCTGA
- a CDS encoding GNAT family N-acetyltransferase encodes MINSWEHAHHDAFRIREKVFIQEQDVPEDMEIDQFDDLAWHALAYQGDKAIGTGRLVLLGSDEGQIGRMAILPSFRGRGVGTRILLSLI; translated from the coding sequence TTGATTAATTCTTGGGAGCATGCTCACCATGATGCCTTTCGCATTCGCGAGAAGGTCTTTATCCAAGAGCAGGATGTGCCCGAGGATATGGAAATTGATCAATTTGATGACTTGGCTTGGCATGCGCTTGCCTACCAAGGTGACAAAGCTATTGGAACGGGCAGACTAGTTTTACTGGGATCTGATGAAGGCCAAATTGGGCGAATGGCTATATTGCCCTCTTTTAGAGGCCGCGGAGTTGGCACGCGCATTCTTTTGAGTTTGATTTAG